Proteins from one Impatiens glandulifera chromosome 2, dImpGla2.1, whole genome shotgun sequence genomic window:
- the LOC124927593 gene encoding WAT1-related protein At2g39510-like, translating to MGSMLEKLSKSKVYLCVIFLQFGLAGMSIIAKSALNRGMNHYTFAVYRNAIAAIVFAPFAMVLERKVRPRMTLSIWTKIMLLGLLEPVLDQNLYYNGIKYTTASFGTAMTNILPALAFVMAWLLRLENVEVNKVWSQAKIVGTLVTVGGAMIMTLVKGPNLGLPWTQHQETYNVSSSSESNQDNNIKGSLMIIAGCFCWASFYILQAITLKSYPASLSLTALICLTGSLQGTVLTLFAQRGNAQIWSLHFDSKLLAALYGGVISSGVNYYISLQVMKEKGPVFVTSFNPLSMVLVTIMGSFILSEQINLGRVVGSVVIVAGLYMVIWGKSKEKRSLNNKQEINHIAPVDLLDNDKNEEDEKKENSKTEVNNNSVKVLSIDEAV from the exons ATGGGATCAATGCTTGAAAAATTGAGTAAATCTAAAGTGTATTTGTGTGTGATCTTCCTGCAATTTGGGCTGGCTGGGATGTCCATAATTGCCAAGTCTGCTCTAAACCGGGGTATGAACCATTACACTTTTGCTGTCTATCGGAATGCTATTGCAGCCATCGTCTTCGCCCCTTTTGCCATGGTCCTAGAAAG GAAAGTAAGGCCAAGGATGACTCTATCTATTTGGACCAAGATTATGTTGCTGGGGCTATTAGA GCCGGTTCTAGATCAGAACTTGTATTATAATGGAATTAAGTACACAACAGCAAGTTTTGGAACAGCCATGACAAATATTCTTCCAGCTCTTGCATTTGTAATGGCTTGGTTACTCAG GCTTGAGAATGTCGAAGTCAATAAAGTGTGGAGTCAGGCCAAAATTGTGGGTACCTTAGTGACAGTTGGAGGAGCTATGATTATGACATTAGTCAAAGGTCCAAACTTGGGCTTACCATGGACCCAACACCAAGAAACATATAAtgtctcttcttcttctgaatCAAACCAAGACAACAACATCAAGGGCTCTCTTATGATCATAGCTGGTTGTTTCTGCTGGGCTAGTTTCTACATTTTACAA gcAATCACCTTGAAATCTTATCCAGCTTCACTTTCTCTCACGGCACTCATCTGCCTAACGGGATCATTACAAGGGACTGTTCTTACACTCTTTGCCCAGAGAGGAAATGCCCAGATTTGGTCTTTGCACTTTGACTCCAAGCTTTTAGCTGCCCTTTATGGA GGGGTTATTAGTTCAGGCGTTAACTATTATATTTCATTACAAGTGATGAAGGAAAAAGGACCTGTCTTTGTGACTTCATTCAACCCTCTCAGCATGGTCCTTGTTACCATAATGGGTTCTTTTATTCTTTCTGAGCAAATCAACCTGGGAAG GGTTGTAGGATCAGTTGTAATAGTTGCTGGATTATATATGGTCATATGGGGTAAAAGTAAGGAAAAAAGGAGCTTAAATAATAAGCAAGAGATCAATCATATAGCTCCTGTTGACCTTCTGGACaatgataaaaatgaagaagatgagaaaaaaGAGAACTCAAAAACAGAGGTTAATAATAATTCTGTAAAAGTACTGTCTATTGATGAAGCAGTTTGA
- the LOC124924453 gene encoding uncharacterized mitochondrial protein AtMg00810-like, translating into MAYFLGMEIMQKIDKIFIYQKKYAKEILKKFKMEDCKSMSTHMCHKEKLSKNDETDKVDVALYRRLIGCLMYLIATRPNILHDSNKKVLRYVRGTPNFGIKFNTGLKCSLQGYSDWSRSIDDIRSTSSYCFSFGSGVFSWCCKKQEIIAQSTVEIEFIIATTAANQALWGVQKEGSVKLKYCKTELQLADIFTKALPRNKFEFLKEKLGIYSNSSKEEC; encoded by the exons ATGGCATATTTCCTTGGGATGGAAATTATGCAGAAAATTGATAAGATCTTCATTTACCAGAAAAAGTATGCCAAAGAGATCTTAAAGAAGTTCAAAATGGAGGATTGTAAAAGTATGTCTACTCATATGTGTCATAAGGAGAAACTGAGCAAGAATGATGAAACTGATAAAGTTGATGTGGCTCTCTATAGAAGGTTGATTGGTTGTCTCATGTACTTGATAGCAACCAGACCTAATATACTACATGAT AGCAATAAGAAGGTTCTTAGATATGTTAGAGGAACACCAAACTTTGGCATTAAGTTCAATACAGGTCTGAAGTGTTCTTTGCAGGGTTATTCAGATTGGTCTAGATCTATTGATGATATAAGAAGTACTTCAAGCTATTGTTTTAGTTTTGGTTCAGGAGTGTTCTCATGGTGCTGTAAGAAGCAGGAGATAATTGCACAATCCACAGTAGAAATAGAGTTCATTATTGCTACTACTGCTGCAAATCAAGCTTTATG GGGAGTGCAAAAAGAGGGATCTGTTAAGCTGAAGTACTGCAAGACTGAACTTCAGTTAGCAGACATATTCACCAAGGCTTTACCGAGAAACAAGTTCGAGTTTCTAAAGGAGAAACTTGGCATCTACAGCAACTCAAGTAAAGAGGAGTGTTGA
- the LOC124924451 gene encoding uncharacterized protein LOC124924451 gives MDSDIPFTSLAPPMFNGNNYHIWAARMEAHLEVNDLWKTVEEKYVVPKLQANPTLAQMKNHKEKKTGKSKARATMFAVVSSEIFIRIMTIKSEFKMKDSKTIKEYSNKLLTIVNKVRLLDTKFPNSRLVQKVLVTVPERFEAIISSLENTKDLSKVSLVEILSAFQAQEQRRLMMNKEFVEGAFPAKV, from the exons ATGGATTCAGATATACCCTTTACATCATTAGCACCACCTATGTTCAATGGTAACAATTACCATATTTGGGCTGCTCGAATGGAGGCTCATCTAGAGGTAAATGATCTTTGGAAAACTGTTGAAGAGAAGTATGTAGTGCCAAAATTACAAGCTAACCCAACACTGGCACAGATGAAGAATCACAAGGAGAAGAAGACAGGGAAGTCAAAGGCAAGGGCTACTATGTTTGCTGTTGTGTCATCTGAGATTTTTATCAGGATAATGACCATAAAGTCAGAATTTAAG ATGAAGGATTCAAAGACCATCAAAGAGTACTCTAACAAATTACTCACAATTGTCAACAAGGTAAGATTGCTTGACACTAAATTTCCTAATTCTAGATTGGTTCAAAAGGTGTTGGTAACTGTTCCTGAAAGGTTTGAGGCTATCATTTCCTCATTAGAGAACACTAAAGACCTATCAAAAGTCAGTCTTGTAGAAATCTTGAGTGCCTTTCAGGCACAAGAACAAAGAAGATTGATGATGAATAAAGAGTTTGTAGAAGGAGCATTTCCAGCAAAAGTGTAG